Proteins co-encoded in one Labilithrix sp. genomic window:
- a CDS encoding sterol desaturase family protein, with product MFENELLEKFSRIHPITPFVVYLPILATAGYRSWARHDIALLPAVGMVVAGLFSWTLAEYGLHRSIFHWTNDTAFGRRFHFLAHGVHHEFPNDSDRLVMPLLTSVPLAVIFYTLFNLVFGGPRLAEPFFIGFGLGYLAYDGTHYAVHHFKQTTRLGKWIKRHHMLHHHADHSGGFGVSSPLWDLVFGTMPQVKKLATTRKPT from the coding sequence ATGTTCGAGAACGAGCTCCTCGAGAAGTTCTCGCGGATCCATCCGATCACGCCCTTCGTCGTGTACCTGCCGATCCTCGCGACGGCCGGGTACCGCTCCTGGGCGCGCCACGACATCGCCCTCCTGCCCGCGGTGGGCATGGTCGTCGCAGGCCTGTTCTCGTGGACGCTCGCGGAGTACGGCCTCCACCGGTCGATCTTCCACTGGACCAACGACACCGCGTTCGGCCGCCGCTTCCACTTCCTCGCGCACGGCGTCCACCACGAGTTCCCGAACGACAGCGATCGCCTCGTGATGCCGCTCCTCACGAGCGTGCCCCTCGCGGTCATCTTCTACACGCTGTTCAACCTCGTCTTCGGCGGTCCGCGCCTCGCCGAGCCGTTCTTCATCGGCTTCGGCCTCGGCTACCTCGCCTACGACGGCACGCACTACGCCGTCCACCACTTCAAGCAGACCACCCGCCTCGGCAAGTGGATCAAGCGGCACCACATGCTGCACCACCACGCCGATCACTCCGGCGGCTTCGGCGTCTCCTCCCCCCTCTGGGACCTCGTCTTCGGCACGATGCCCCAAGTAAAAAAACTAGCCACCACCCGCAAACCCACCTAA
- a CDS encoding protein kinase: MTQKTPKSGDEAKKSEIGTVLANRYEVLRELGRGGMGVVYLCKDIVSHERVALKRLRPPEEAKATRAEESWWFQQEARAVASLEHPAIVRARDFGTLHDASPYLVMDALPGRSVHEWMHTTTMPWSVIWALVDQVLAGMAHAHARHIIHGDLKPSNVMLDLAGAGRGPRAYVLDLGLAWLRESRHDSRLDGAPEPELAVHAGAGTVGWVAPEQIRKQATLVGPATDLYALGCIMYRVLTGKEVFEGTAQEVLRAHKRTPVPAPVLPEGIPHQVGLFVQRLLAKKPWHRFELAADARRVWAQFRPRHAPTLEETVASAPAPPPEPSSSPDMGRAVAAARSLAPGLLSLRPSPMVAREAERQELMDLVMSVAQGQPPSHRMVALIGEAGVGKSRLAEWLCEQVHERGLMWPLRARYGRTPSPLDGLTGAVNSFYGLQGADRETVEQTLLDRWEVDKTDNEELAWVAAAAEWLRPTPPGVVAPVGPTGKRFVLDTPELRFAVARRILERIGHDRPVFIWFDDLHLTSANTFETLARLHRDATKLRMFILATARSESLETDLDAAVRMEALRADWNGRVLDLSPLGQEETEVLLRATLPLTSQAITAAVQQSRGNPLFALQLLHAWAGGGYLTLEGGKYKVPEEALHGRAITTADLWDERLRAVPTDLRLAAYAAAALGDDVRGVVLKALVAALGMDSRDALVALTRAQILLASGNDQFRWPHALLQEHLLGRLHERNDAPAIFRLAANALAKHPEVGSRRIMKHRVRNLLRAGDDDVAASLMFSFIEGAWARGRDTAATLKDLALLEGRVSGAAAAEYAYWRAEALRHIGKLEEAREQAETARRAFEQAGDKSREAHALRLLGHLASDTGAPAQGRLQVALAITRFEELKDDRGLAAALVVLGEIDYLLGEHARAREVLLEASQRCDAVGDMLGGAQCFILLAMIETAVGGFRRARDLLVHARAAFDAIGYRLGIAQCDVVLGHADHRANEMDASRARALSARAAFRELLNPRGEAACERLLALIAIDTDDFAAGGAHASVAAKIFERLQDPWGDLEARLLLAQVALAKGDAEAKELVAECERIVLDEAEPRQHRHLTLAWLAQLEQRWQDASDEIDRARAAFGDKARCGDHTPQLLKRFAKMDWLGPSAGKIEQWLEVVENANPDESVSSRWPTSPRLSRPG; encoded by the coding sequence ATGACCCAAAAGACGCCCAAGAGCGGCGACGAGGCGAAGAAGTCCGAGATCGGGACCGTGCTCGCCAACCGATACGAGGTGCTTCGCGAGCTCGGACGCGGCGGCATGGGTGTCGTCTACCTGTGCAAGGACATCGTCTCGCACGAGCGCGTCGCGTTGAAGCGACTGCGTCCGCCGGAGGAGGCGAAGGCCACGCGCGCGGAGGAGAGCTGGTGGTTCCAGCAGGAGGCGCGCGCGGTCGCGTCGCTCGAGCACCCCGCGATCGTGCGAGCGCGCGACTTCGGCACGCTCCACGACGCCTCGCCGTACCTCGTCATGGACGCGCTGCCGGGGCGCAGCGTGCACGAGTGGATGCACACGACCACGATGCCGTGGTCGGTCATCTGGGCGCTCGTCGATCAGGTCCTCGCCGGGATGGCGCACGCGCACGCGCGGCACATCATCCACGGCGACCTCAAGCCCTCGAACGTGATGCTCGATCTCGCGGGGGCGGGGAGGGGACCGCGCGCGTACGTGCTCGACCTCGGTCTCGCGTGGCTCCGCGAGTCGCGCCACGACTCGCGTCTCGACGGCGCGCCCGAGCCCGAGCTCGCGGTGCACGCCGGCGCGGGCACGGTGGGCTGGGTCGCGCCCGAGCAGATCCGGAAGCAAGCCACGCTCGTCGGCCCGGCGACGGATCTCTATGCGCTCGGTTGCATCATGTACCGCGTCCTCACGGGCAAGGAGGTCTTCGAGGGCACCGCGCAGGAGGTGCTCCGCGCGCACAAGCGCACGCCCGTCCCCGCGCCCGTGCTGCCGGAGGGGATCCCGCATCAGGTCGGGCTCTTCGTGCAGCGCCTCCTCGCGAAGAAGCCGTGGCATCGCTTCGAGCTCGCCGCCGACGCGCGTCGCGTCTGGGCGCAGTTCCGTCCGCGCCACGCGCCCACGCTCGAGGAGACGGTCGCGAGCGCGCCTGCGCCGCCGCCGGAGCCCTCGAGCTCGCCCGACATGGGCCGCGCCGTCGCCGCCGCGCGATCGCTCGCGCCCGGCCTGCTCTCGCTGCGGCCGTCGCCGATGGTCGCGCGCGAAGCGGAGCGCCAGGAGCTGATGGACCTCGTCATGTCCGTCGCGCAGGGCCAGCCGCCGAGCCACCGCATGGTCGCCCTGATCGGCGAGGCCGGAGTCGGCAAGAGCCGCCTCGCGGAGTGGCTCTGCGAGCAGGTCCACGAGCGCGGGTTGATGTGGCCGCTCCGCGCGCGCTACGGCCGCACGCCCTCGCCGCTCGACGGCCTCACCGGCGCGGTGAACTCGTTCTACGGGCTTCAAGGCGCCGACCGCGAGACGGTGGAGCAGACGCTCCTCGATCGGTGGGAGGTCGACAAGACCGACAACGAGGAGCTCGCGTGGGTCGCGGCCGCGGCGGAGTGGCTCCGCCCGACGCCGCCCGGCGTGGTCGCGCCAGTCGGTCCCACCGGCAAGCGCTTCGTGCTCGACACGCCGGAGCTCCGCTTCGCCGTCGCGCGCCGCATCCTCGAGCGCATCGGCCACGATCGTCCCGTCTTCATCTGGTTCGACGATCTCCACCTCACGAGCGCGAACACGTTCGAGACCCTCGCGCGCCTGCATCGCGACGCGACGAAGCTGCGCATGTTCATCCTCGCGACCGCGCGGAGCGAGTCGCTCGAGACCGATCTCGACGCGGCGGTGCGGATGGAGGCGCTGCGCGCGGACTGGAACGGCCGCGTCCTCGACCTCTCTCCGCTCGGACAGGAAGAGACCGAGGTGCTCCTCCGCGCGACCTTGCCGCTCACCTCGCAGGCGATCACGGCGGCGGTGCAGCAGAGCCGCGGCAACCCGCTCTTCGCGCTGCAGCTCCTGCACGCCTGGGCGGGCGGCGGCTACCTCACCCTGGAAGGTGGAAAGTACAAGGTCCCCGAGGAGGCGCTCCACGGCCGCGCGATCACGACCGCGGACCTCTGGGACGAGCGGCTCCGCGCGGTCCCGACCGACCTGCGGCTCGCGGCGTACGCGGCGGCGGCGCTCGGCGACGACGTCCGCGGCGTCGTCCTGAAGGCCCTCGTCGCCGCGCTCGGCATGGACTCGCGCGACGCGCTCGTGGCGCTCACGCGCGCGCAGATCCTCCTCGCCTCCGGCAACGATCAGTTCCGCTGGCCGCACGCGCTGTTGCAGGAGCATTTGCTCGGCCGCCTCCACGAGCGCAACGACGCGCCCGCGATCTTCCGGCTCGCGGCCAACGCGCTCGCGAAGCACCCCGAGGTCGGGTCGCGCCGCATCATGAAGCACCGCGTGCGGAACCTGCTCCGCGCGGGCGACGACGACGTCGCGGCGTCGCTGATGTTCTCGTTCATCGAGGGCGCCTGGGCGCGCGGCCGCGACACGGCCGCGACGCTCAAGGACCTCGCGCTCCTCGAAGGGCGCGTCTCGGGCGCGGCGGCGGCGGAGTACGCCTACTGGCGCGCGGAGGCGCTCCGGCACATCGGCAAGCTCGAGGAGGCGCGCGAGCAGGCGGAGACCGCGCGGCGCGCGTTCGAGCAGGCCGGCGACAAGTCGCGCGAGGCGCACGCGCTGCGGTTGCTCGGCCACCTCGCGAGCGACACCGGCGCGCCGGCGCAGGGCCGCCTCCAGGTCGCGCTCGCGATCACGCGCTTCGAGGAGCTCAAGGACGACCGCGGCCTCGCGGCGGCGCTCGTGGTGCTCGGCGAGATCGACTACCTCCTCGGCGAGCACGCGCGCGCGCGCGAGGTCCTCCTCGAGGCGTCGCAGCGCTGCGACGCGGTCGGCGACATGCTCGGCGGCGCACAGTGCTTCATCCTCCTCGCGATGATCGAGACCGCGGTCGGCGGCTTCCGTCGCGCGCGCGATCTCCTCGTCCACGCGCGCGCGGCGTTCGACGCGATCGGCTACCGGCTCGGCATCGCGCAGTGCGACGTCGTGCTCGGGCACGCCGATCACCGCGCGAACGAGATGGACGCGTCGCGGGCGCGCGCGCTCTCGGCGCGGGCGGCGTTCCGCGAGCTCCTGAACCCGCGCGGCGAGGCGGCGTGCGAGCGGCTCCTCGCGCTCATCGCGATCGACACCGACGACTTCGCCGCCGGCGGCGCGCACGCCTCCGTGGCGGCGAAGATCTTCGAGCGCCTCCAGGACCCGTGGGGCGACCTCGAGGCGCGGCTCCTCCTCGCGCAGGTCGCGCTCGCGAAGGGGGACGCGGAGGCGAAGGAGCTCGTCGCCGAGTGCGAGCGCATCGTCCTCGACGAGGCCGAGCCGCGCCAGCACCGGCACCTCACCCTCGCGTGGCTCGCGCAGCTCGAGCAGCGCTGGCAGGACGCGTCCGACGAGATCGACCGCGCGCGCGCGGCGTTCGGGGACAAGGCGCGCTGCGGCGACCACACCCCTCAGCTATTGAAGCGCTTCGCGAAGATGGACTGGCTCGGGCCGTCCGCCGGGAAGATCGAGCAATGGCTCGAGGTGGTGGAGAACGCGAACCCGGACGAGTCGGTGTCGTCGCGCTGGCCGACCTCGCCGCGCTTGTCTCGCCCGGGCTGA